The Erinaceus europaeus chromosome 13, mEriEur2.1, whole genome shotgun sequence genome segment aatagcctctaggagcagtggatttgtagttcaggcactgactcccagcaataaccctggaagcaaaaaaaaagattaattttaacAAGAGGACCAGAAAAGGCCTCATGTTTGCAAGTTCTGTGCTGTATCAGGTCACTTCCCTGGTAACATTTTTTCTAAGAGGTGCTGGGGGATGAACCCATGGTCTCTCATAGGTACAATATGACCACTGAAAAGCCAAGTACAACTTTTTGCATTCTTTATTTTacatactcatttattttttggttATCACTAGAGTTTCATCTCTCccaggctgactttctcagataaaaatacagaggcagagatagcaaaacagagggcagggggaaaatactatagcactgaagcttccctcattgtGGTAGGGCTGGTTCCCAATATGGGTCATGCCCATGATAAACCAAGCACAGTtcaagtaagctatcttgctagctccattctttatttcttcttcttctttttaaatattttatttagttagttaaatAGGATACAGAAACATAGATAACCcgaacactactcaactctggtttatattgggactagggattgaacctgggacctcagaccctcagaTGTGTAagtcttttgtctttatttctttaagagaagaaaggggggagtcgtgcggtagtgcagcagctaagtgcacatggcgcaaaacacaaggactggcgtaaggatcctggttcgagccctcggctccccacctgcaggggagtcgcttcacaggtggtgaagcaggtctgcaggtgtccaaaaaagagagagaagaaagggaaagacagagaggagagatacttaCTGCcccactccaccattcctggtgcttTCATATGGTGTCAGAACTCAAACCCAGAGCCAGGAAGGTGTGTGACAGAGTAAGCTATCTCTAGTCCCTCtccaagttctttctttctcttctgagtTCCCAAACAGCTCCACTTTTATAGCCAAAAAGGTCTAAATTAACAGGACAGTGAACCTTCAAGTAGTTACTCCAGGGCAGGTAGGAGCAACTACAGTGTGTGCTTATTTGGGCTCCTGGACCTCTTACAAAGTAAAAGAAAGTTTAAAGTATTAAGAAAGGTTAGCCAGACCTACTGGGAGAGCCCAGACAGTTCCTCAACACCTTTAGATACCATCTGGTGTAGCTGTAATTCCCTGGACTGTGAAGCTTTATATGCCACAGGACCTTCCTGCATTTCCTAATTGCAAAGTTCTCTACTCCCTTGCCCCTTCTAATCTAAGCTCTGTGTCCTTCATGTTTGGGCCTACTCTTTTTGCCTTACACCAcccaacaaacaaacagacaaaaaaaacctGTCTCCCAGGGTTGGTTTTCCTTATATCTATGATTCAAATAAAGGTACATCCTTTAATCAATCCAGGTGGTAGGTTCTTTTCTCAGAGCCTGTAGCTCTTTCTCTAAAACTTAattgaggtggtgcagtggctagagtgctggacttatgcagtcctgagtctgatccccagcattagagtggtactctgactctctatcactaataaataagtaagtattttttaataaaagactGGAAAGATAGCCTAAGAGTTATgctgtctttcatgcctgaggttctgaactcccattttatttatttatttattgtacattAATTGTGTACTCTCTATTGAATTATTGCAaaactaatacattttttaaaatatttatttatttcctttttgttgcccttgtttcttgtagttattattgatgtcgtcattgttggataggacagggagaaatggagagaggaggggaagacaaagagggggagagaaagatagacacctgcagacctgtttcaccatttgtgaagtgactcccctgcaggtggggagccgggggctcgaaccagaatcctaacgccgatccttgcgctttgtgccatgtacgcttaacccactgcgctaccacccgactcccctgagctCCCATTTTAAATCCCCaccactactataaaccagagctgagcagtcctatagtaaaaataataataatagtgacccGGGAAGTGGCGTagtggactcaagcatgaggtcctgagttcgatccccggcagcacatgtactggaaagatgtatgtttttttctctctctcctcctatctttctcattaataaacaaataaaatgttaaaaaaaaaagtacatacaaCCAACTgggaatagtttttttaaaaaataataataataataaaataaacactgaATTGTCTTTGCAGGGTAGGGTAAATATTCAAGAAATCTGAATATTAAAACAGGTGGGAAACTGCTCTCAGATCCATTGGGCTGGATAGTGTTGACTGTGTGAACTAGAGTCTGGCTAAGTGATGGAGGTGTGGGATTAAGGTTCTCTAGTATGAGCACTGCCACAGACTTACAATGGCTGACACTGGcagactgggaggtggtgtagtagacaaagcattggagtctcaagaatgaggtcctgggagttgggcggtagcgcagtgggttaagcgcacaaggcgcaaagcccaaggactggttagaatcctggtttgagcccccagctccccacctgcaggggattcacttcacaggcgatgaagcaagtctgcaggtgtctctcttcctctctatctcccccttctctctcaatttctctctgtctctatccaataacaaaaaaaaattaaaaaaaaaaagaatgaagtcttGTGTTTGATTATCCAGCActgcatatatcagagtgatgctctaaatctctctctctcctgtaaataaataaatttttttaaaaaatttaaagactttatttatttattaatgagaaagataggaagaaagaaccatacctcattctggtacatgtgctgccagggattgaactcaagacttcatgcttgagagtccaatgctttatctactgcaccacctccaggaccacagtaaataattttttttttcttttttaccagagcattactcagctcgggcttgtggtggtacaggggattgaacctgagactttggagccttaggcatgacagtctctttgcataaccattatgctatctacccctgccaacagtaaataatttcttcttcttctttttttttttaaccagaacactgttcagttctggcttatggtggtgcaggggattgaacctgggctgtcggagtctcaggcatgagagtctgttttgcataaccattatgctatctaccctctgccccacagtaaataatttttaaaaatttaatgggTGACACTGGATAAATATCTGCCCTCTCTAGGTCTGTCTCTCTAGCCTGTGTGTACATTGAGGGGGCTGGCTTTTAAAGGTTTCTAGGTTCAACCCAGCTATTATTAGCACTGGCACATAGTAACCACAAGAGGGCAGGCAAAATCCTCAGTTCAGAATTTGTAGGCTAAATAAACAAGCTTAAAAGGTACAGCAGCCTTccaagcaaaaaatatatatatatccatacttTGCCCAAGGGCACTCTACAAATTGGCAACAGAGGGGGACTGGAAAAGGTTATTTGAATTCCTAGCCAAGATGGATGTCAAGATCAGGAAGGTGCTAAGAAGACTGGTAGGCACCAGGGAAATAGCTATGAATATACTAGAGAGTTCAATCATTGGCAggtcttgggatgcattggatcgaccttctcgtggtgcatcccgtgagtacccattcattggagaaactgacaatccttcctagccgactgaatccacatggatcccagtcactttcaaagccagcaacaagcagctcctgacagctttcaacctgacgctgttgactggctacggaagaagggcaaacgctagaagaagaagagtcatAGACTGAATGTACTGTCCcaaaaggatggggggggggagaagagggtTTAGTAGAACAaaaacttctttcctttcactcctAAATCCCAGTAGAAAGAAAGTAGGCAAATTCTAGGACTCATTTTAAGATTTGGGGACAATTCCCCCCATTCAGGAGGGTATAGAAAGCAGACCTGGGTCATCTGACACCTTTTTCTGTATCTTTTGCTTTCTAATAACTAGGTTGGGCTCccaggaaagatagaaatcaaGGCATAGACAGTTAACTAGGGTTCAGAGGGTTAGTCTCCAAGAATTTATTCTCTGACATTAGCTAAAACCCTTTACCCTCCCACACTCTCTCTTGGTTGTCCTTTCCAGAGCCCCAGGCTGGCACCTTTTCAAATTTCTACTTTGGTATAATTCACTAGGGCCCTGGGACCCAAGCCAAGAGCCAATTCCCTGTTCCCAGTTCAGGTCCCAGGAATCTAGGGTTTGCTTTAAGGAAGCAAAGAGACTTTTTCCTAGATCTTACccccattctccccccccccccactactccAACCCCCAAGTGAGGCCTAGGACCAAAAAAACTTCTGTGTTTCCTGTTATCGCCCCACCCAACCATCCATTGTAACTCAGACAAGGGCATTCCTTATGTCTCAGCCACCAGCAGGTTTCCTTGTGACCAAATGGTGGCAGTCTGAGGCAGGatgggggaagggggaaaaaaatcacagaatcAGAGAAGACACCTCCCCTCTTCAGAGACTCTGGCATATCCCCAGAGTTTCCAGACCTCAAGCTTCTCTTTTCCCTGGCTTCCATCagcagttggggggtggggtaggggtgacGGGCAGTGGAGGAGGGGGGGTGACTCATCTGCATATAAAAGGCCAGAGTCCCAAAGTAGAAACTGAGACTGGCTTGGAAACACAATGGTTGAACCTCCCAGTAGAGAGATTTGGGACCAGAATACAAGAATGAGAGCAATTCAGGGTAAGACAGGGTACTGTGGCAGTGCAGGCCAAACAGACTTGTGAGAGTAGCAGGTGAAGATCCCTGCCAGTTTCCATTCCTAAAAGCACAGATATAGAAGTCCTGGCagcatatggagattgggtggtgggaattgtgtggagttgtaccccttctaccctatggttttgttaatttatcctttcttaaataaaaaataaatttaaaaaataaataaataaatgaagcaaaaaaaaaaaaaagtcctggcagCAGAAGGGGATATGGCCACAGAGGAATGAGACCCATTCCTTTGACAAAATGAGAACGCCCAGCTTAAAAATAACCTTTCTGAAAATACAAAACATTTAACCATGAAAGACTTTCCTGTTAAGAAAGGTGACATGTTCCTGCTCACAAGAAGGAAttgtatgggggccaggcagtggtgcacctggttaagcacatatgtcaccatgcccaaggactcaggtttaagaccctggtccccacctgcaggggaagaaattccatgagtagtgaagtgatgctgcagctgtctctctttctccctatctctttctcccctctcaatttctcctgccACTGTTAACAAagaaggaggtgggggagagtgACTGTAggaagcaatagattcatagagcagacactgaatcccagtaataatcctggtggcaataaaaaaaaaaaaagaaggaaagagagaaagaaagaaagaatggtatGGAGAAAATATGGTATGGTTTCACTTAGTAATAGGGGCTCAGACATCCCAGGACTGACACAGCAGAAAGGCTGGCAGAAATAAAGTTTATCCATACTGGCAGGAAATGACATCACTGGACAGACAGGAAGGGCTGGTCCGACCAGCCCCAAAGGCTCCTGGGTTGGCCAATCCATGGTGAGCTGGTGGTCTTTTATGACCAAGTCCCTCCACAACCCTTCACCTTGGCTCCTGGACATTGTGTGAGGTAATCACACCATCTGCTCACCAGTGATCTCCTAGGAGTCCTAAATCCTCCAAATCCTTACTGAAttaaggaggagagggaagataccATTACACCAGGAGATACAGGTCAAGCCTCTAGAGTCAATGTATCTATGGAAGTAGCTCTAGGGACCCAGAAACTGAGGGATAAAGGCAGAGCCTCCCCAGATACCAGGTGGATGGTGAAGCCAGGTTTCCATGGTAACTAATTTCACTGCCATCTCTTCCTACTCCAgatggagggaggagaaaaaaaaattttcaagttcttatttatttatttacttatttgtttattttcctttttgttgcccttgtttttttttttattattgttgttgttattgatgtcgtcgttgttggatagggcagagaaatggagagaggagaggaagacaaacacctgcagacctgcttcaccgcttgtgaagtgactcccctgcaggtggggagctgggggctcgaaccggtatccttagttGGTCCATGCACtcagtgccacctgcgctaaacccactgtgctaccgcctgactcccttttttttttttttttaagatttttaaaaaatattttcatttactttattttaatgagaaagagtagataacagagggaaaagtactgagagaaagaccagaacactgctcagttctggcgtatggtggtgctggggattgagcctgagatctcagagcctcaggattttaaggcatttgcataaccactatgctatctccccagcccggaGAATAAATTTCAAGGGGGCCCAGGGCCTAGTGATAAAAGGAGCACAGTACAAAAGGACAGAAAAGTCCTTACAGAAAGGTCACATCATCCTGGCACTGCTCCCAGTACCAGTGAGTCTCGAAGTCCAGCTTGGCACTCTCATCCTCTGATGATTCAGGAGGTCCATCTTGGAGTGGCCCCTCCCCTGGGAGTTTCCATGAAGCCCTCAAGTTACCTAGCTTGGTGGCTGTCAAGTCCACCTCAGTCCTGGCCCTCTCCCCACTAGGTATAATCTTTGCCCAACCCATCTCTGGATGTGGAGCCCCAGCAGGGCCCTGTTCATCCTGCTCGTTGGGGGGCACAGTGTCCAGAAAGCTGCCTATAGAAAAACTGTCCAGTCGATCAGTAGAACTGGTGTCTGGCAGGCTGTCCCAGCTGCCTCGTCTTGAGTGACTTGGGCTCCCACCTGTCAGGCTATACTGGCTGCTGGTGAGGCTGCTGCAGTGGCTGGTCAATGTTCCGCGATCTTCCAACAGCCATCGTACTGCTTCGATGCCCTCATTCAAGGTCACCAGCTGCTGAAGGATCTTCACATCGGTGGCTCGCAGGTAAGCCTAGAGGAGTGGGAAAAGGAATAAGTTGCAGGTTTTGGGCCATGGGTTTCCCCATCATTGAACCAACTATGCTCCCTTTTCAATTAGTATAGAAATAGAATGAAGTGTGGGCTTTAAATGCAGAAAGTGTCCttcctacttcttcttttttaaaaatttatttattcccttttttgttgcccttgtttttattgttgtagttattattgttgttatggatgtcgtcattgttggataggacagagagaaatagagagaggaggggaagacggggggagagaaagatagacacctgcagccctgcttcaccacctgtaaatcgactcccctgcaggtggggagccgagggctcgaaccaggtccttgtgctttgcgccacgtgcacttaacccgctgcgctaccgcccgactcctccc includes the following:
- the LURAP1 gene encoding leucine rich adaptor protein 1 — translated: MEETAESQTPDLRDVEGKMGRKIPEGLLRGLRGEWEPGTSGALLLPREPSTGQGLGDKIKALRMELAYLRATDVKILQQLVTLNEGIEAVRWLLEDRGTLTSHCSSLTSSQYSLTGGSPSHSRRGSWDSLPDTSSTDRLDSFSIGSFLDTVPPNEQDEQGPAGAPHPEMGWAKIIPSGERARTEVDLTATKLGNLRASWKLPGEGPLQDGPPESSEDESAKLDFETHWYWEQCQDDVTFL